A region of the Plasmodium cynomolgi strain B DNA, scaffold: 0132, whole genome shotgun sequence genome:
TTACAGGGGTGAAGACTTTTATTATTGGAATTTTCTAAAATAgtatatgtaatattttcacttttacaATCACGAAGCTTAATAATAACAGTGTATTCACTTCCATCAGTTGTATGTTGATCATTAGTAACCTCACATTGCGTATTTTCACTATTATGAGTTTTACtattaatatttatcaaTCCTGCTACATATTCTTGAGAGATATATGTGGAATTATATTTGTTAACAGAATCACTTACTGAAGATGGAATAGTTGGATGAGCTTCACTTCCTTCACTTGTGGAATGGCCTGAAGATGACATGTCTTTCGAAGGACAGCCTGTTCCTTTACTTGTATCAGAATAATCCCTATAAACTTCACAAGCAGAAGACACAGCAGAAGGAGGATTAACCATTACGTTTATACCTTCTGAGGGTTTTGATGTAATTTTTGCACTGTCTGTTGAATGTTCATGGCTGCTTGTGTGATTTGTGACGGGTAACTCTTGATTTTCTGAATATCTGATTATACATGGTTTACCATTGCAAATTGATGCTGTTTGATTGGAATTTTCGACAGTTAATCTTTCTGATACAGgatttccattttcttttcctaaTTCCTCCGTTTCAACATTTGGTTTAGTACATTCTTCAATCGTAGATGTCAAACACTTACAATATTGAGAATATTTGCtatattttgataatatGTTGCGCGTTTCTTGGTCAATATATGTGACAAAGCTTTTGATTGAATCTTGATAACATTCATTGTGACTATCCTTTTGTtcttgtaaatatttatctatCTCTTGACATTTCTTGtcaatgtcattttttccctgtgtT
Encoded here:
- a CDS encoding hypothetical protein (putative) is translated as MVEVFFEVPTGKEKSDKNSCIELFFDIQDGIKNKIRELEKTQGKNDIDKKCQEIDKYLQEQKDSHNECYQDSIKSFVTYIDQETRNILSKYSKYSQYCKCLTSTIEECTKPNVETEELGKENGNPVSERLTVENSNQTASICNGKPCIIRYSENQELPVTNHTSSHEHSTDSAKITSKPSEGINVMVNPPSAVSSACEVYRDYSDTSKGTGCPSKDMSSSGHSTSEGSEAHPTIPSSVSDSVNKYNSTYISQEYVAGLININSKTHNSENTQCEVTNDQHTTDGSEYTVIIKLRDCKSENITYTILENSNNKSLHPCNNTNCGESHLHINEDGSNNPNREDQQNNAITRNSLGKGLNSGNGIVSSGDSVLEETDTIPEKPPLKMYITIIAMILGGIFLFAFLL